The following are encoded together in the Zingiber officinale cultivar Zhangliang chromosome 8A, Zo_v1.1, whole genome shotgun sequence genome:
- the LOC122012592 gene encoding uncharacterized protein LOC122012592 isoform X1, translating to MPVRPLDNALPSAEQTKKVAKVVASASLSAKKAAAALATSSSMNDENMTNPSPPEQSVEYVPSEDLAALMDPESKMAVRPVLLEEFSSKDWIRACEALNDLCRMALHHSSLLLPIFWKCGKGVCLNAKMKIW from the exons ATGCCTGTGAGGCCCCTCGACAACGCTCTTCCCTCCGCTGAGCAGACCAAGAAGGTGGCCAAGGTCGTTGCCTCCGCTTCCCTCTCTGCCAAGAAGGCGGCAGCTGCCCTTGCCACATCCTCCAGCATGAACGATGAGAATATGACAAATCCGTCGCCCCCAGAGCAGTCTGTGGAGTACGTCCCTTCCGAGGACCTTGCGGCCCTAATGGATCCAGAATCGAAGATGGCGGTTCGCCCT GTGTTGCTGGAGGAGTTCAGCTCGAAAGACTGGATCAGAGCGTGCGAAGCGTTGAATGATTTGTGCCGGATGGCTCTCCATCACTCTTCTCTTTTGCTCCCGATCTT TTGGAAGTGTGGAAAAGGTGTTTGTTTGAATGCCAAAATGAAAATATGGTAG
- the LOC122012592 gene encoding uncharacterized protein LOC122012592 isoform X4 translates to MPVRPLDNALPSAEQTKKVAKVVASASLSAKKAAAALATSSSMNDENMTNPSPPEQSVEYVPSEDLAALMDPESKMAVLLEEFSSKDWIRACEALNDLCRMALHHSSLLLPIL, encoded by the exons ATGCCTGTGAGGCCCCTCGACAACGCTCTTCCCTCCGCTGAGCAGACCAAGAAGGTGGCCAAGGTCGTTGCCTCCGCTTCCCTCTCTGCCAAGAAGGCGGCAGCTGCCCTTGCCACATCCTCCAGCATGAACGATGAGAATATGACAAATCCGTCGCCCCCAGAGCAGTCTGTGGAGTACGTCCCTTCCGAGGACCTTGCGGCCCTAATGGATCCAGAATCGAAGATGGCG GTGTTGCTGGAGGAGTTCAGCTCGAAAGACTGGATCAGAGCGTGCGAAGCGTTGAATGATTTGTGCCGGATGGCTCTCCATCACTCTTCTCTTTTGCTCCCGATCTT
- the LOC122012592 gene encoding uncharacterized protein LOC122012592 isoform X3: MPVRPLDNALPSAEQTKKVAKVVASASLSAKKAAAALATSSSMNDENMTNPSPPEQSVEYVPSEDLAALMDPESKMAVRPVLLEEFSSKDWIRACEALNDLCRMALHHSSLLLPIL; the protein is encoded by the exons ATGCCTGTGAGGCCCCTCGACAACGCTCTTCCCTCCGCTGAGCAGACCAAGAAGGTGGCCAAGGTCGTTGCCTCCGCTTCCCTCTCTGCCAAGAAGGCGGCAGCTGCCCTTGCCACATCCTCCAGCATGAACGATGAGAATATGACAAATCCGTCGCCCCCAGAGCAGTCTGTGGAGTACGTCCCTTCCGAGGACCTTGCGGCCCTAATGGATCCAGAATCGAAGATGGCGGTTCGCCCT GTGTTGCTGGAGGAGTTCAGCTCGAAAGACTGGATCAGAGCGTGCGAAGCGTTGAATGATTTGTGCCGGATGGCTCTCCATCACTCTTCTCTTTTGCTCCCGATCTT
- the LOC122012592 gene encoding uncharacterized protein LOC122012592 isoform X2 — protein sequence MPVRPLDNALPSAEQTKKVAKVVASASLSAKKAAAALATSSSMNDENMTNPSPPEQSVEYVPSEDLAALMDPESKMAVLLEEFSSKDWIRACEALNDLCRMALHHSSLLLPIFWKCGKGVCLNAKMKIW from the exons ATGCCTGTGAGGCCCCTCGACAACGCTCTTCCCTCCGCTGAGCAGACCAAGAAGGTGGCCAAGGTCGTTGCCTCCGCTTCCCTCTCTGCCAAGAAGGCGGCAGCTGCCCTTGCCACATCCTCCAGCATGAACGATGAGAATATGACAAATCCGTCGCCCCCAGAGCAGTCTGTGGAGTACGTCCCTTCCGAGGACCTTGCGGCCCTAATGGATCCAGAATCGAAGATGGCG GTGTTGCTGGAGGAGTTCAGCTCGAAAGACTGGATCAGAGCGTGCGAAGCGTTGAATGATTTGTGCCGGATGGCTCTCCATCACTCTTCTCTTTTGCTCCCGATCTT TTGGAAGTGTGGAAAAGGTGTTTGTTTGAATGCCAAAATGAAAATATGGTAG